A region from the Lolium perenne isolate Kyuss_39 chromosome 4, Kyuss_2.0, whole genome shotgun sequence genome encodes:
- the LOC127326861 gene encoding uncharacterized protein, whose translation MRQAIHALKDDGLTAVDMYNCWLGRRLIPLRCRAHPMWEYRGQNDRTRSTATEWDEGEYRKALAKITTATFTSFEDGLQPYTEDTPAPQRWQKIADHLPPLAGKEPPEMTEGEEEEVDEEEERTESDSEARDFIRLPRGSKRGAESSSQGAAEEEATSRPEDKAEPSKEGAEPLSKRLRPTLLEGSMRLQRPLKDAIDAGARAGPGVKAIPTVKSKKKTLAKPPAAGVAATRAAEAKKKAAERKAAPSDLGGAGSAPEEPAAGSQAEKESTSHVEPTANVFPLPSMARGGMASAATGPDVAPPVVEEESTDIGSTEGQKAPEVEEDIVEEGGLSEPLKERRSKAARDRAPPSDTDTRTGEVPSTEAVMRADGATESRHPPPSSLTFTELHTALGEAHVAEIKRLTALVEEAAQKNRKLIALGTEAQAKALAEAREGFVKESFYREAEFRAQQAEEARKRAKAEVAELTKVLEQKGRELEDVITEYKVKLEAATDARDSARGAAASLREEVAALKQQHAKELAAEKEASEGIVLAVQAEKTNFEAFVREMSRQILGTCDFVETATPRECLSTATARIIACAGEILAALPSRSPREIDCQT comes from the exons atgcgccaagcgatccacgcgctaaaagatgacggcctgacggcggtcgacatgtacaactgttggcttggccggcggctgatccccctgcggtgccgagctcaccccatgtgggagtaccggggacagaacgaccgcacccggtcgacggcgaccgagtgggacgagggcgagtaccggaaggcgctcgctaagatcaccactgccacctttacttccttcgaggacggcttgcagccctacaccgaagacaccccagcgcctcag cgttggcagaagatcgcggaccacctccctcctctcgccggaaaggaaccaccggagatgaccgaaggcgaggaggaagaggtcgacgaggaggaggagcgcaccgagtcggactcggaggcgcgggacttcatcagactcccgcgcgggtcaaagaggggtgccgagtcctcgtcccagggcgcggctgaagaggaggcgacctcccgtccggaggacaaggcggagccctccaaggaaggggccgagccgctatcgaagcgactgcgccccactctcctggaagggtccatgaggcttcagcgtcccttgaaggacgcgatcgatgcgggagctcgggccggtccgggcgtaaaagcgattcccacggtgaa gtccaagaagaagaccttggcgaagccgcccgcggccggggtggcggccacgagggcggccgaggcaaagaagaaagccgcggagaggaaggcggcgccgtccgaccttgggggtgcggggtcggctccagaagagcccgccgccgggagtcaagcggagaaggagagcactagccacgtcgagcccaccgccaacgtttttcctctacccagcatggctcgcgggggcatggcgagtgcggcgacgggtccggacgttgctccgcctgtggtggaggaggagtcgactgacattggatcgaccgaggggcagaaggcacccgaagttgaagaggacatcgtcgaggagggcggCCTGTCGGAGCCACTgaaagagcgccggtccaaggccgccagggaccGCGCCCCGCCCAGTGACACCGACACGCGGACGGGCGAGGTTCCGTCGACTGAGGCGGTGATGCGAGCGGACGGGGCGACCGAGTCGCGTCATCCGCCGCCGTCTTCATTGACCTTCactgagctccacacggcgcttggcgaggcgcatgtg gcggagattaagcggctgaccgcgcttgtggaggaggcggcgcagaagaaccggaagctgattgccctgggca cagaggcgcaggcaaaggctcttgccgaggctcgggaagggttcgtcaaggagtccttctaccgtgaagccgagttccgggcgcagcaggccgaagaggcccggaaaagggcgaaagcggaggtggcggaattgacgaaggtcctggagcagaagggccgggagctggaggacgtcatcaccgaatacaaggtgaagctggaggccgcgactgatgcgcgggactctgcacgtggggctgccgcgtctctgcgggaggaggtggcggccttgaagcagcagcacgccaaagaacttgctgcggagaaggaggcgtccgagggcatcgtcctggcggtgcaggccgagaagaccaacttcgaggctttcgtcagggagatgtcgcggcagattcTTG gtacgtgcgacttcgtggagacggcgactccacgggaatgcctgtcgaccgcgaccgcgcgtatCATCGCCTGCGCGGGGGAGATACTTGCCGCGCTCCCGTCCCGGAgcccgcgggag